In Phaeobacter piscinae, one genomic interval encodes:
- the mazG gene encoding nucleoside triphosphate pyrophosphohydrolase: MPETDLIHNETAGIERLLEIMRRLRDPKGGCPWDIEQDFASIAPYTIEEAYEVADAIEREAWDELKGELGDLLFQSVFHAQMAAEAGHFTFQDVVTTMSNKMVSRHPHVFGDENREKSADQQSADWEAIKAAERAGKAQQGTLDGVAVGLPALLRAYKLQKRAARVGFDWPSAANVIAKIAEESAELVEARDSLSQAEVEEEFGDLMFVMANLGRHLGVEPEAALRAANAKFTRRFEGVEAKLAARGKRPEDSDLAEMDALWDEVKAESRAAKSAHGS; this comes from the coding sequence TGCTGGAAATCATGCGCCGTCTGCGTGATCCAAAGGGCGGCTGCCCCTGGGATATCGAGCAGGATTTTGCCAGCATCGCGCCCTATACCATTGAAGAGGCTTACGAAGTTGCCGATGCAATTGAACGTGAGGCCTGGGATGAGCTGAAGGGTGAGCTGGGCGATCTGCTGTTTCAGTCGGTGTTTCATGCCCAGATGGCGGCAGAGGCCGGGCATTTCACCTTTCAGGATGTGGTCACCACCATGTCCAACAAGATGGTGTCGCGTCATCCGCATGTCTTTGGCGATGAGAACCGCGAGAAATCCGCCGACCAGCAGAGTGCCGACTGGGAGGCGATCAAGGCGGCGGAACGTGCAGGCAAGGCGCAACAGGGCACGCTGGACGGTGTCGCGGTCGGCCTGCCTGCGCTTCTGCGGGCTTATAAGCTGCAAAAACGCGCCGCGCGGGTTGGGTTTGACTGGCCCTCGGCTGCCAATGTCATTGCCAAGATTGCGGAGGAATCCGCCGAACTGGTCGAGGCGCGCGACAGTTTGAGCCAGGCGGAGGTCGAGGAGGAATTCGGCGATCTGATGTTTGTGATGGCCAATCTCGGCCGCCATCTGGGGGTTGAGCCGGAGGCCGCATTGCGCGCCGCCAATGCCAAGTTCACCCGCCGGTTTGAGGGGGTAGAGGCCAAACTGGCCGCCCGTGGCAAACGTCCTGAAGACAGCGATCTGGCCGAAATGGATGCGCTCTGGGATGAGGTGAAGGCCGAGAGCCGCGCCGCCAAATCCGCCCATGGCAGCTAA
- a CDS encoding M48 family metallopeptidase — MLRLTPILLAVIYGLVMYRLSVWRTHRALDQQSTELADARLRQLTDRMAAALGINHIPVYIYEVDPVNGLAAPDGRIFITRGFYCKYRNGEVSDAELASVIAHELGHVALGHAKKRMIDFSGQNALRTALMLIIGRFVPFVGPWIANVLTSLLAARLSRSDEYEADEYAAALLTKSGIGIAPQKSLFRKLEDLTQARSGMAPAWLMSHPKTEERIAALDRLEAKWDRPNA, encoded by the coding sequence ATGTTGCGTTTGACCCCTATCCTTCTGGCCGTGATCTACGGGTTGGTGATGTATCGCCTGTCGGTCTGGCGCACCCATCGTGCCCTTGATCAGCAATCCACCGAACTGGCCGATGCCCGCCTGCGTCAGTTGACGGACCGGATGGCAGCGGCACTCGGCATCAATCATATCCCGGTCTATATCTATGAGGTTGACCCGGTGAACGGGCTGGCCGCGCCTGATGGGCGGATCTTCATCACGCGCGGGTTTTATTGCAAATACCGCAATGGCGAGGTCAGCGATGCCGAACTCGCCTCGGTCATCGCGCATGAGCTGGGGCATGTGGCGCTGGGACATGCGAAGAAACGGATGATCGATTTCTCCGGCCAGAACGCGCTGCGCACGGCGCTGATGCTGATCATTGGCCGTTTTGTGCCCTTTGTCGGGCCGTGGATCGCCAATGTGCTCACCTCGCTTCTGGCCGCCCGGCTGTCACGCAGCGATGAGTATGAGGCGGACGAATATGCCGCTGCGCTACTGACCAAATCCGGCATCGGCATCGCCCCGCAAAAAAGCCTGTTTCGCAAACTCGAAGACCTCACGCAGGCCCGCAGCGGGATGGCCCCGGCCTGGCTGATGAGCCACCCGAAGACCGAGGAACGCATTGCCGCCCTCGACCGGTTGGAAGCGAAGTGGGACAGGCCCAATGCATGA
- a CDS encoding LLM class flavin-dependent oxidoreductase has protein sequence MRYSVLDLAPVPEGQTIAQSLRNSTELAQKAESWGYHRYWLAEHHNMPGIASAATAVLIGHIASQTHSIRVGAGGIMLPNHAPYMVAEAFGTLASLHGDRIDLGVGRAPGTDMQTARALRRGMAHDHASGDSFPQDVIDLMGFLGADDPGRAVRAFPGQDTHVPVWMLGSSLYGAQLAAHLGLPYAFASHFAPAALEEALEVYRRQFQPSANLSAPHAMMAINVFAAESDEEGTRLRTTMQQAFARLRLGKPGKLPAPVDDITDHIPAPVLAGVNEALRISATGSRDSVRAELSSILERYRPDEVIITGQIHDHAARLRSFEIAAEILSEV, from the coding sequence ATGCGCTACTCTGTTCTTGATCTTGCTCCCGTGCCCGAAGGCCAGACCATTGCCCAGTCCCTGCGCAACAGCACCGAGCTGGCCCAGAAGGCTGAAAGCTGGGGCTACCACCGCTATTGGCTGGCCGAACATCACAATATGCCGGGCATCGCCAGCGCCGCGACGGCGGTGCTGATTGGTCACATCGCCAGCCAGACTCACTCCATCCGGGTCGGGGCTGGCGGCATCATGCTGCCCAACCACGCGCCCTACATGGTGGCGGAGGCCTTTGGGACCCTAGCGAGCCTGCACGGCGACCGGATTGATCTGGGAGTGGGTCGCGCGCCCGGAACCGATATGCAGACGGCGCGCGCTTTGCGCCGGGGCATGGCCCATGACCATGCCTCCGGTGACAGCTTCCCGCAGGATGTTATTGATCTGATGGGCTTTTTAGGCGCTGATGATCCGGGGCGCGCGGTGCGTGCCTTTCCCGGACAGGACACCCATGTGCCGGTCTGGATGCTTGGCTCCAGCCTTTACGGCGCGCAGCTGGCGGCGCATTTGGGGCTTCCTTACGCTTTTGCCTCGCATTTTGCGCCCGCCGCATTGGAGGAGGCGCTGGAGGTCTACCGCCGCCAATTCCAACCCTCTGCCAACCTGTCTGCGCCCCATGCCATGATGGCGATCAATGTATTTGCCGCCGAGAGCGATGAAGAGGGCACCCGCCTGCGCACGACGATGCAGCAGGCCTTTGCCCGTTTGCGTCTGGGTAAGCCCGGCAAACTGCCCGCCCCCGTAGATGATATCACCGACCATATCCCGGCGCCGGTGCTTGCCGGCGTGAATGAGGCGCTGCGGATCTCCGCGACAGGCAGCAGGGACAGCGTGCGCGCTGAGCTGTCGTCCATTCTTGAACGATACCGCCCGGATGAGGTGATCATCACGGGGCAGATCCATGACCATGCGGCGCGGCTCAGATCCTTTGAGATCGCTGCCGAAATCCTGAGCGAGGTCTGA
- a CDS encoding RSP_2648 family PIN domain-containing protein encodes MKLLLDACVLYPTVMREMLLGAARIGHFTPLWSPRILEEWARAARKIGPTGEPQARAEIALISAAWPRAAIPPTPAVEARLWLPDSADIHVLASAIVGHADAVVTVNNKDFPRHTLAEEGLERIGPDQLLYELWLKDPDGLSAVAASVLAEANRLSGGGWELRPLLKKARLPRVAKALAS; translated from the coding sequence ATGAAACTGCTTTTGGATGCCTGCGTGCTCTATCCGACGGTGATGCGGGAGATGCTGCTGGGCGCGGCCCGGATCGGCCATTTCACGCCACTGTGGTCGCCGCGCATCCTGGAAGAATGGGCGCGGGCGGCGCGCAAGATCGGCCCCACGGGTGAACCGCAGGCGCGGGCTGAAATTGCGCTGATCTCCGCCGCCTGGCCAAGGGCAGCCATCCCTCCCACACCCGCGGTGGAGGCGCGCCTCTGGCTGCCTGACAGCGCTGATATCCACGTGCTGGCGTCGGCGATCGTCGGCCATGCGGATGCGGTGGTGACCGTCAACAACAAAGATTTCCCCCGCCACACGCTGGCGGAGGAAGGGCTGGAGCGGATTGGGCCGGACCAGCTGCTTTATGAGTTGTGGCTGAAAGATCCCGACGGTCTGTCGGCGGTCGCGGCGTCCGTTCTTGCGGAGGCCAACCGGCTCTCCGGTGGCGGATGGGAGCTGCGTCCGCTGCTGAAAAAGGCCCGGCTGCCGCGCGTGGCCAAGGCTCTGGCCAGCTAG